One window of the Ureibacillus sp. FSL W7-1570 genome contains the following:
- the hemY gene encoding protoporphyrinogen oxidase, with translation MRVTNRKKIAVIGGGITGLTAAFYLEKCARDHHLPLDVVLIESSLRLGGKIQTLRKDGFIIERGPESFIDHENSMAELAKHLGIEEAVVNNKKGQTYVAVGGHLYPIPNGILFGGSPIVPSLLTTGIVSLSGKFRAAGDLVLPKTREDKDEPIGDFFRRRFGKEVVENLVEPLLAGTFAGDIDRLSIQSMFPEIYELEKQYRSLIYGMKKTHFSFLSNQMKGYQTFKNGLETLVEKLEEQLPSKTVLKGVKVESIDKLQDGTFQIYFNNISPIKCHAVIVTTSLNEAKNMFNHYGIFDEIQDMNYATIATVTMAFEKVNCQNYDDAISFYFARNNDISITTCTWSNHKWENVAPEGYDLLRTYIGRVGDEAIVELSDADIEKTVLHDLEKSLGINQKPVFTIVSRWKQSMPQYTVGHENRLEKMREILKKDFPHVKLAGSSYEGISVPDCVLQGRQAAEEITAELFQEQLV, from the coding sequence ATGAGGGTGACGAATCGAAAAAAAATTGCTGTCATTGGCGGTGGTATTACAGGGTTGACTGCAGCGTTTTATTTAGAAAAGTGTGCACGGGATCATCATTTGCCTTTAGATGTGGTGTTGATTGAATCTTCGTTAAGATTGGGCGGCAAAATCCAAACATTGCGAAAAGATGGATTTATTATCGAGCGGGGTCCGGAATCTTTTATCGATCATGAAAACAGCATGGCGGAGTTAGCAAAACATTTAGGAATAGAAGAGGCAGTAGTGAACAACAAAAAAGGTCAAACTTATGTGGCTGTCGGTGGACATCTGTACCCTATTCCAAATGGTATTTTGTTTGGAGGATCACCTATTGTCCCCTCATTATTGACAACCGGGATTGTATCATTAAGTGGAAAGTTTCGCGCTGCAGGAGATTTAGTATTACCTAAAACCAGGGAAGACAAGGATGAACCGATTGGGGACTTTTTCCGACGCCGCTTTGGAAAAGAAGTGGTAGAAAATTTGGTTGAACCGCTGCTTGCAGGAACTTTTGCCGGAGATATCGACCGGTTGAGCATCCAATCGATGTTTCCGGAAATTTACGAATTGGAAAAACAATATCGCAGCTTGATTTATGGAATGAAAAAGACGCACTTTTCCTTCTTAAGTAATCAAATGAAAGGTTATCAAACTTTTAAAAACGGTTTGGAAACTTTAGTGGAAAAATTGGAAGAACAATTGCCGTCCAAAACGGTGCTAAAAGGTGTAAAAGTGGAATCCATCGATAAATTGCAGGATGGTACGTTCCAAATTTATTTCAATAATATTTCCCCGATCAAATGCCACGCGGTAATCGTGACGACTTCATTGAATGAAGCGAAAAATATGTTCAACCATTATGGCATTTTCGATGAAATTCAAGATATGAATTATGCGACAATCGCTACTGTAACGATGGCGTTTGAAAAGGTAAATTGCCAAAATTATGATGATGCGATCAGCTTCTATTTTGCTCGGAACAACGATATTTCCATCACGACATGCACTTGGAGCAATCATAAATGGGAGAATGTGGCGCCTGAAGGATATGATTTGCTCAGAACGTATATTGGCCGTGTGGGGGACGAGGCCATCGTGGAATTGTCGGATGCGGACATTGAAAAAACGGTGCTTCATGACCTGGAAAAATCGCTAGGAATCAATCAAAAACCGGTGTTCACCATCGTTTCCCGCTGGAAGCAATCGATGCCTCAATACACAGTGGGTCATGAAAATCGTTTGGAAAAAATGAGGGAAATTCTGAAAAAAGATTTCCCGCATGTGAAATTGGCTGGAAGTTCTTATGAAGGAATCAGTGTGCCGGATTGTGTGCTGCAGGGAAGACAGGCGGCGGAAGAAATAACGGCTGAATTGTTTCAGGAACAATTGGTTTAA
- a CDS encoding PQQ-binding-like beta-propeller repeat protein yields MKKWTALLFLCIIWILQGCNDEHFTSINQHQSFVASVNILEPSIDFFDSKGERIATWEFDKAYTGATLIPYDRIVLYGHELNEVDIYELSTGKLIQSIETGTGTTNAYYDEEENVLFITNSKKNTVASFNEHGKKLGEIRLKDYPMSMDSHQGKLYVVNYKSPVLSVVDIKSMALIDEWPIDKSSTGLLVVEETDTLWVGGHGAGSHPNQKVKVLDLQTGQLVQEIQASHMPVGFTKNGEVVYITNHGSNELYACDVNGNVLWSKEVGANPFSVAAFKDMIIVAGFDDNQIYFLEEDGKVLHKNPTKSGPFQLLVREV; encoded by the coding sequence TTGAAAAAATGGACAGCATTATTATTTTTATGCATTATTTGGATCTTGCAAGGCTGTAATGATGAGCATTTCACATCGATCAATCAGCATCAATCCTTTGTTGCATCCGTAAATATACTGGAGCCTTCCATCGATTTTTTTGATTCGAAAGGGGAACGGATTGCCACATGGGAGTTCGATAAAGCGTATACGGGCGCAACGTTGATTCCTTACGATCGCATCGTGCTTTACGGGCATGAATTGAACGAAGTGGATATATATGAACTGTCCACCGGAAAATTGATACAATCCATAGAAACGGGTACCGGAACAACGAACGCCTATTACGATGAAGAAGAAAATGTGCTTTTCATTACAAATAGCAAAAAGAATACTGTTGCCAGTTTTAATGAACATGGCAAAAAGCTGGGGGAAATCCGCCTGAAAGATTACCCGATGTCAATGGATAGTCACCAAGGAAAGTTATATGTCGTCAACTACAAATCCCCTGTACTATCCGTTGTTGATATAAAATCCATGGCTCTCATTGATGAATGGCCAATCGATAAATCCTCGACCGGTCTATTGGTTGTGGAGGAAACCGATACACTTTGGGTAGGAGGGCATGGTGCCGGAAGCCATCCAAATCAGAAAGTGAAAGTGCTCGATTTGCAAACAGGCCAGTTGGTCCAGGAAATCCAAGCATCACATATGCCTGTCGGGTTTACAAAAAATGGAGAGGTCGTTTATATCACCAACCATGGTTCCAATGAATTGTACGCATGCGACGTGAATGGAAACGTGTTATGGAGCAAAGAAGTGGGGGCAAACCCGTTTTCTGTCGCTGCATTTAAAGATATGATTATTGTTGCTGGATTTGACGATAATCAAATCTATTTTCTGGAAGAAGATGGGAAAGTGTTACATAAAAATCCGACCAAATCCGGGCCGTTCCAGTTGCTGGTAAGGGAGGTTTGA
- a CDS encoding response regulator transcription factor, producing the protein MPTVLIIDDEQDMRNLIELMLSKSDFQTIAVESGEEAYPFIERKEVDIVLLDVMMPKEDGFTVCEKIRKISSVPIIFLTARDDNEDKVKGLTIGGDDYIVKPFTSSELIARIQAVLRRTGVNKQQFLERGVIKLDEASRKVYVNNQKVTLTLKEFDLLQLFMKNPNTVFSREQLLEKIWEMDYDGGTRTVDTHIKTLRLKLGKISKEASDYIQTVWGIGYRFDQV; encoded by the coding sequence ATGCCAACCGTATTGATCATAGACGATGAACAAGATATGAGAAATCTAATCGAATTGATGCTTTCAAAATCCGACTTTCAAACCATTGCAGTTGAAAGCGGTGAAGAAGCTTATCCGTTCATTGAAAGAAAAGAAGTGGATATCGTCCTTTTGGATGTCATGATGCCGAAAGAAGACGGTTTTACAGTATGCGAAAAGATCCGGAAAATCTCTTCCGTTCCAATCATTTTTTTGACCGCAAGAGATGACAATGAGGACAAAGTGAAAGGGTTGACCATCGGGGGCGATGATTACATCGTAAAACCTTTCACCTCCAGTGAATTGATTGCCAGAATACAAGCCGTTCTCAGAAGAACAGGAGTCAATAAGCAACAGTTCCTTGAACGGGGAGTCATCAAACTGGATGAAGCTTCCCGCAAAGTGTATGTAAACAATCAAAAAGTCACATTGACACTCAAGGAATTCGATTTGCTTCAACTATTTATGAAAAATCCAAACACCGTTTTTTCCCGCGAGCAATTGTTGGAGAAAATTTGGGAAATGGATTATGACGGTGGCACAAGAACGGTGGACACCCACATCAAAACATTGCGGCTAAAATTGGGGAAAATTTCGAAGGAGGCAAGCGACTACATCCAAACTGTTTGGGGGATTGGTTATCGCTTTGATCAAGTATGA
- the hemH gene encoding ferrochelatase yields the protein MKPVHGLLVMAYGTPYKEEDIERYYTHIRHGRRPSQEHIDDLKARYKAIGGISPLAEMTKKQAEALVNRLNEVQDEVEYQLYIGLKHIEPFIEDAVEQMVKDGIQEAVSIVLAPHFSTFSIQSYNGRAKEAAEKLGGTLKITSVEAWYDEPKFIDYWAKAILAEFDKMTEEEREKACVIVSNHSLPEKIKKLGDPYEEQLIETARLIQEKTGLPNVEIGWQSAGQTPEPWLGPDVQDLTRELYEKKGYRSFVYAPVGFVTEHLEVLYDNDIECKAVCDELGAGYYRPPMPNTHPLFIDAMIDAIFKKLEK from the coding sequence TTGAAACCAGTACACGGTCTGTTAGTGATGGCTTATGGAACGCCATACAAAGAAGAAGACATCGAAAGATATTACACACATATTCGTCATGGGAGAAGACCTTCTCAGGAACATATAGATGATTTGAAAGCGCGTTATAAAGCGATTGGTGGAATTTCTCCTCTTGCGGAAATGACCAAAAAACAGGCGGAGGCCCTTGTCAACCGTTTAAATGAAGTCCAGGATGAAGTGGAATATCAATTGTATATCGGATTAAAACATATTGAACCATTTATTGAAGATGCCGTTGAACAAATGGTGAAAGACGGAATACAAGAAGCGGTTTCCATTGTATTGGCACCTCACTTCTCGACTTTTTCCATTCAATCCTACAATGGAAGAGCGAAAGAAGCTGCCGAAAAATTGGGCGGCACTTTGAAAATCACTTCTGTGGAAGCATGGTATGATGAACCGAAATTCATCGACTATTGGGCAAAAGCGATTCTTGCAGAATTCGATAAAATGACTGAAGAAGAACGGGAAAAAGCTTGCGTGATTGTTTCAAACCACTCATTGCCTGAAAAGATCAAAAAATTGGGCGACCCGTATGAAGAACAATTAATTGAAACTGCCCGTTTGATTCAAGAAAAAACAGGTCTTCCAAATGTCGAAATCGGATGGCAATCAGCCGGGCAAACACCGGAACCATGGCTTGGACCGGATGTGCAGGATTTGACAAGAGAACTTTATGAGAAAAAAGGATACCGTTCATTTGTATATGCTCCGGTCGGATTTGTGACAGAGCATTTGGAAGTTTTATACGATAACGATATTGAATGTAAAGCTGTGTGCGATGAATTGGGAGCAGGCTACTATCGCCCACCAATGCCGAATACTCATCCATTGTTTATTGATGCGATGATTGATGCCATTTTTAAAAAGTTAGAGAAATGA